One Fusarium oxysporum f. sp. lycopersici 4287 chromosome 8, whole genome shotgun sequence genomic region harbors:
- a CDS encoding alcohol dehydrogenase, which translates to MSAKELPPHLKQSVEASKCEYRNLGKSGLRISVPVFGCMSFGDKRVLPWVIGEDEALELLKAAYDRGLNTWDTANTYSNGASEEIVGKALKKFNIPRHKVVILSKCRWGVGEEPGARHINFKDEFAISKDYQNQYGLSRAAIFNQVNASLARLDTDYIDLLQIHRFDDDTPLEETMKALHDLVQSGKVRYIGASSMWATQFARMQFVAEKNGWTKFISMQNHYNLLYREEEREMIRFCNDTGVGIIPWAPLCRGHLARPPAQFGATERSKEEKEGSGELSEVDQRIIGRVVEIAEKHDWPMAHVALAWINQRITSPIIGFSSVERIEQAIGARGKKLSDEEVKYLEELYQAKPIAGHT; encoded by the exons ATGTCTGCAAAAGAACTCCCCCCTCATCTCAAACAATCCGTCGAGGCTTCGAAATGCGAGTATCGCAACCTGGGTAAATCAGGTCTGCGCATCTCGGTCCCTGTGTTTGGATGCATGAGTTTTGGTGATAAGAGGGTGCTTCCTTGGGTCAttggagaggatgag GCCTTGGAACTTCTCAAAGCTGCTTATGATCGCGGTTTGAACACTTGGGATACCGCGAATACTTACAGCAATGGCGCGTCGGAGGAGATCGTTGGCAAAGCGTTAAAGAAGTTCAACATTCCCCGCCACAAGGTTGTCATCCTTAGTAAATGCCGCTGGGGTGTAGGTGAAGAGCCAG GCGCTCGTCACATCAACTTTAAAGACGAATTCGCCATCTCAAAAGACTACCAAAACCAATATGGCCTCTCCCGCGCCGCAATCTTCAACCAAGTCAACGCATCCCTCGCACGTCTCGACACCGACTACATCGACCTTCTCCAGATTCACCGCTTTGACGACGACACGCCCCTCGAAGAAACCATGAAAGCACTCCACGATCTCGTGCAGTCCGGAAAAGTGCGCTACATCGGCGCAAGCAGCATGTGGGCAACACAATTCGCACGCATGCAATTCGTCGCTGAGAAGAACGGCTGGACTAAATTCATCAGCATGCAGAATCACTATAACCTCCTGTACCGCGAGGAAGAACGCGAGATGATCCGTTTCTGCAACGACACGGGCGTTGGGATTATTCCGTGGGCGCCGCTTTGTAGGGGACATCTTGCACGACCGCCTGCGCAGTTTGGAGCTACGGAGAGGAgtaaggaggagaaggaaggGTCTGGGGAGTTATCGGAGGTAGATCAGAGGATTATCGGGAGGGTTGTTGAGATTGCGGAGAAGCATGATTGGCCTATGGCGCATGTTGCGCTGGCTTGGATCAATCAGCGTATTACGAGTCCAATTATTGGGTTTAGCAGTGTTGAGAGGATTGAACAGGCTATTGGTGCTAGGGGGAAGAAGCTGAGTGATGAGGAGGTCAAGTATTTGGAGGAGTTGTATCAGGCCAAGCCCATCGCTGGACATACTTGA
- a CDS encoding oxidoreductase, translating to MATPQVKRYVIVGMGVRSAMYYQAIIQDFKDVAKLVGICDTNQTRMDVANEHIVELGGEKVQTYKDTEFDKMVQEQKADVVIVTTIDLFHHHYCIRAMELGCDAITEKPMTIDEHKLQAMIDAEKKTGKQVRVLFNYRYAPHHTKVRELIDSGVIGEISTVHMDWILDCAHGADFMRRWHRHKETSGGIQMHKSIHHFDLVHFWLNTEPELVYCLGDLRFYGKENAERRGEKNLGERYQNNENAKNDPFAFQLDENERMKKLYLDAEHEDGYIRDRNCFAEGITIEDNLSMIIKYKNRAVMTYNTYAYAPWEGYRCVFNGSKGRIEVNVVESGYNPLGDPVTKDASGEDEKYIQGGVEQTKIVVYPLFDKPYVVDVVKQEGGHGGGDPVLLKDVLLGGEVDNFKRAANIRDGGNAVLVGVGANHSMKSGMPVKVQELVKW from the coding sequence ATGGCTACTCCTCAGGTTAAGCGCTATGTCATTGTTGGCATGGGCGTTCGCTCGGCTATGTACTACCAAGCTATCATCCAGGACTTCAAAGATGTCGCCAAGCTTGTTGGAATCTGCGATACGAACCAAACTCGCATGGACGTAGCAAACGAGCACATCGTCGAACTCGGCGGTGAAAAAGTGCAAACGTACAAGGACACAGAGTTTGACAAGATGGTCCAAGAGCAGAAAGCCGATGTTGTTATCGTCACGACAATTGATCTTTTCCATCACCATTATTGCATTAGAGCAATGGAGCTAGGCTGCGATGCCATCACGGAAAAACCAATGACTATCGATGAGCATAAACTCCAAGCTATGATTGAcgcagagaagaagacggggAAACAAGTCCGTGTTCTTTTCAACTACCGGTATGCGCCGCATCATACTAAAGTTCGAGAACTCATCGACTCTGGCGTCATTGGCGAGATTTCAACAGTACACATGGACTGGATTCTCGACTGTGCACACGGCGCAGATTTTATGCGACGTTGGCATCGACATAAAGAAACCAGTGGTGGCATTCAGATGCACAAGTCAATCCACCATTTCGACCTTGTGCATTTCTGGCTCAACACTGAGCCTGAGCTTGTTTACTGCCTTGGTGATCTTCGTTTCTACGGCAAAGAAAACGCTGAGAGGCGTGGGGAGAAGAATCTCGGTGAACGGTATCAGAACAATGAGAATGCAAAGAACGACCCTTTTGCGTTCCagcttgatgagaatgaacGCATGAAGAAGTTGTATCTTGACGCTGAGCATGAAGATGGTTATATCCGAGACAGGAACTGTTTTGCAGAGGGTATCACCATCGAGGATAACCTCTCCATGATCATCAAGTACAAGAACCGCGCCGTCATGACATACAACACATATGCCTACGCCCCATGGGAAGGATATCGCTGTGTCTTCAACGGCAGCAAGGGACGTATCGAAGTCAACGTCGTTGAGAGCGGGTACAACCCCCTCGGCGATCCCGTAACGAAGGACGCTTCGGGAGAGGACGAGAAGTACATCCAGGGCGGTGTCGAGCAGACCAAGATTGTTGTTTATCCCCTGTTTGATAAGCCGTATGTTGTGGATGTTGTGAAGCAGGAGGGCGGTCATGGAGGAGGTGATCCTGTTCTGTTGAAGGATGTTCTTTTGGGGGGTGAGGTTGATAATTTCAAGAGGGCTGCTAATATTCGGGATGGAGGGAATGCGGTTTTGGTGGGTGTTGGGGCGAATCATAGTATGAAGAGTGGTATGCCTGTCAAGGTTCAAGAGTTGGTGAAGTGGTAG